Proteins from one Thalassophryne amazonica chromosome 20, fThaAma1.1, whole genome shotgun sequence genomic window:
- the s100u gene encoding S100 calcium binding protein U encodes MEDAIKTVATVFVKSCKGKDGLTESNFQNLVKNQLSNIMTNADSKTAVSNLRQELDADQDKKVSFEEYMKLIGYLANALSEQRTKANETVQKAETEPQCTSSSQPENNQQGKEDAKEEPTKVETNAEAKPEPAKETEKPAVAAGTVSVGLPDKPAAATVEMVISVVPTNENIKVEESEKAEIAKEKLATAVEEEGEGEKTDEATS; translated from the exons ATGGAGGACGCCATTAAGACGGTGGCAACAGTGTTTGTGAAGTCATGCAAAGGAAAGGACGGTCTAACCGAATCCAATTTCCAGAACTTAGTCAAGAACCAACTCTCCAACATTATGACG AATGCGGATTCCAAAACCGCAGTGTCAAATTTGAGACAAGAACTGGATGCCGATCAAgataaaaaagttagctttgaggagTACATGAAACTGATTGGCTACCTGGCTAACGCACTCAGCGAGCAGCGTACCAAGGCGAATGAGACCGTCCAAAAGGCTGAGACGGAACCACAATGTACCTCGTCTTCGCAACCGGAAAACAACCAACAGGGGAAAGAAGATGCAAAGGAAGAGCCTACAAAGGTAGAAACGAACGCCGAAGCGAAGCCTGAACCAGCCAAGGAGACGGAGAAGCCTGCAGTGGCGGCAGGTACAGTGTCGGTGGGGCTACCGGACAAGCCGGCAGCGGCGACTGTGGAGATGGTGATATCAGTGGTGCCAACAAATGAAAATATAAAGGTGGAAGAATCTGAAAAAGCTGAGATTGCTAAAGAAAAGCTGGCTACGGCAGTGGAGGAGGAAGGAGAAGGGGAGAAGACGGATGAGGCGACATCCTAG